ACTttagaatcaaaataaaataacacaaatgcaacttctacataaactaattcaaAAACGACAAGTAAActttagtgaaaaaaaaaactcattcttTGCAAGAGGCATCTAGTACCGGACGGACTACATTTCGAACCATAGCACCGGACGGTTTAAAAacattcaaagattcaaagattcaaagatttatttgttcaacataggtaagttacaagatgttcaatacatatttcagtatcactcagtattttagtaataacccaggtagcaaaatgacgtcagcgacgtcataatgaaggcattattacgtcataatgacgtcagcgacgtattGCCGTATTAATGCTACTGGGGAATCTTCTGAACATTCTGGAATGTCAAGTACATGCTTCCTGCGCCTACCCGTAGCAACTGGAGCACTGTATCCAGTCTTCATCATAGTCTAAATAACTACGGGCTGCTTCCACCAATGGCTCCTGTTTTTCCTCTTCTTATTTTCTCTGTTGAAACAACGCTCCAAAAGTATCTACTATCCTGCAATTCTTTTCTAAATAGAGATATAtgtatcaatttattttatgtaagtattattaCAGTTCGCTTCTGAAATATCTGTTAAAGTCTAATTGTTCCTAATAATACAGGGACTTGATCTATTTGCTAAGCTATTAGAAAATGGTAGATACTTCTggcgcgtagtctgatccgttactttGATGCTTACTGTACTTTAAATTGCACCGTCTGGCAATTATTCTGTGGTCTGTACTCAAAGTAGAGGGCGCGTATAGTTGTTCCGCCGCAGGGTCCAGGTTATCCGGGGTCGCGCACAAAGGAGAACTTCTCAGACACCTCAGGTTTGATCTCAGACACTGTACAAACATGTTTCTGATCACTTGAAATTGATACCGCTGTTACAGAGAACCGGACTATTTTACGGCCAGAAAGGTCCAAACTACCTAATCAAGTTTATATAGTTAGGTTCGTGTGTctaaaattttatattgataTCTGATTggttttaaatatattcaattgaaaatatcttttaaaattcgaaaataattaaaataattcagtGGGCATCCGAAATCGATACATGAagtgttataaaatatatatgtatgttaaatATTTTGGCAGTTTTCTAGTCTCAGTCTCCCAACTGGGCAAGTCTTCTGGAACCCTTTCATTCAAactaaatgaaataattacctTATACAAACTCgtaacattaaaacaaaaaacgcATCAATATTCGACATAAAATAACGGATGTTTAGTACTCTTACCTACATGGctgcgtattctgattgtaataacagagggcctaccgcgaaatttCGTTATTAGCTCTCTTTTGCACGAATATGGAAGAGCGACAGCAaggcaaataaagaaaattcTCTCGTCTCTTTtggcactgacagatcatatccatattaaatctaaatcaaatttataacctgttattacgtTCAGAATAAACCTCCTGCGTAAATTTTGTCGTTTAATCACTTTACTGTTTGTCATCCTAATCCCTACATGACCGCTAATGGGTTGATATAACTTTATTGTACTCTTTATCTCAGCACGGATAACAAAATGTGTAATAACACCCCAGTGTGATCAAACTTTCTATGAGGTCAGTGTTCTCCATTGGTTAAACCTGTTATATTTCAGAATTGAATTTTATGTGTTAAGAAATTTTTTCAGTTTCCATCCGAAATATTCATGGTATTTCCGTGTGTATAATGCAAGTACCGACGAATAATATTCTTGCGAAAACTAGCAGAGAAATCATAGCTGGTATAAGGTAAGTAAACGGGTATGAAAAACGCAAggcaatcaaattacttaattaggaaATTTTCGATGTACTCGTAATACCTAATAGCTATTGTATCTGTATTATATCGTATTGTATTAAcactaatcaaaatatttcactaCATTTTAATTAACTGTCGGCGTGCAAAcataaatttttaatattcaaGCGCAATAAGTGTGGTCGCGAGAAAATATGAAGAACCGAAGGACTTCATATAATGCTGCTCTTTACCCCGAGCGACCCGATGAATACTTTATATGTCGTTTATGTGTGTGGTAaaaaatgggccctggagggaaagtataccttaaaactttaagttagcgcattttacttaaagggcattctttaatttttttaatttttattgaattttttttatttgtttatatagggcccattatttttttccacactgtatattaaatatgtactaTGTACAGTAGGAATAACAAGCTTAATTGTTACAAGTTCACATCATGCAATCTCGCAAAATTGTTCAATAAAACGATGTCATATGATCATATCAAATCGTTTGTCGTAGAGTAGTTTTGCTTATTAGGTGACACATCTTCAAATATGACTATAACATGTAAGTACCTCAATCGGCTAAATCATTTACAAAAAGTTTTCGAGTCTggtgcaaaatttaaaaacgttaaattttttttaaggaaCACTTCGTGCAATCGTGGATGGCTCCAAGTTTTCACTCACATAGTATGCGGAGCCTTCACCGTCACGAGCTTCATCTTGATCTTATTCGTCGCATTTAACACTACCAAAACTAAACCGAACTTTGCTGAGTCACGGTGTCAGCTCTCCGGTTGCCGTGTCAACTGCGATGGCGCACCATTTTACGAGGAATATGAGGACGACATTGTGTTGGGTATTATGGTATGTTATAGTCTAAGCGTCTTTTTTTATTGAAACGTAGGAATTCAAATAAATGAGAGATACTTCGAGATTAGTTAAGATGGACGTATATGAACAAAAGCCTAGGTAGtttggaattaaaaaaaaatgtattttaacagCAGTTGACCTCTTGCTTTCGTATATCTGGTTTTTAGAGTGTCCAGCTGTTCTTTACAGGTCGCATTTTCCAcctgattctcgtgaaattttgtgagcaggatcgataattatattaaaaaaaaattaattcagtttttgtattattttcaaaatttccaTGCGGGTTCGCTAGGTGTGTGTGTTTTATCATGTAGCAGTGTGAtattcaaatcaaaatattttttataaataatgtgtattttttttgttatctgaatgaatttaatttatgttcAAAGTGGAATCATTCTGAAACTAATCTCAAAGTATGTTAAATAGTGTATGAATAAATTTACTACATTTtaaaccaaatttttttttctttcaaataacaggatttttttttcacaggcTGCAGAGGTGAATTGTCACAGTGTATTTTTGACTTTGATGGAACCCCGTTTTACTAATGAATCACTGCCACAGAACTGGCTTACAAGACTACGGCCAGTGGTGGTTGAAATCGGTATCATACGTGGAAATCTTCATGATATCCCACAAAATGCCTTCTCCGCTGCCTTTGCAAGAAATTTGAGACTACTAATGTTAGAAGAAATAACCATAACATCGTGGAGTCCATACGCATTGCTAGGACTCACAAACttagaaaacatttttataaagaaaTGCAACATTATTGACATGCAAGAAAATTTTCTGTCTGCAGTGAGCCAAACTTTATCAACATTAACAGTAGTAGAGAGTGGCTATTGGAATCCGGAAAATCTCACAGGGTCCTCACAATTAGCGAGTTTTTCTATGCTGACCTGGGTAGATTTATCTAGAAACGACTTCGGTGCCAATTTAGGAAACACAAGCTTTACCAGATTGAGGTATTGCAAGTCACTATACCTCGTTTCCAATAGAATCTCTTATATAGAACCGGGAACATTTGACAATCTGGTTAAATtggaatatttaaatttaaataataatttcctaAACCGCATAGAACCGGGTCTATTTAATATCATGACGTCATCTTCCACGccaaaagttaaattaaatctgGTAGAAAATTGGTGGCATTGTGATTGCTCGGACAGGGAATTAAGACGATTAACTGCACGTGGTATACTATTGGTAGATCCTATTTGCAACTCTCCCAAATCTGTGCGAGGAAAAACGTTTTATGAATTTGTTGCTCATTGCAAAGAAAATGAACCAAAACAAATAGTTGCTGTTGATATGCAACGTAAAACTGTTGAAAATGAAGAATCAAGCATAGATAAATTTATGTGCGTCTCAAAAACTTCTCCAGACTCTACGTCAAAAGTGGTATCACCTTTTCACAACTATCAATGCGCAGTGAATGTCGTCAACTCTCTTTCTCAAGGTTATTCTACGTTGTCGGactattataataatacttCAAAAGAAAGTTTGTGGGTCAAACCGGCTACAATTCTTATAGGAGACAATTTTACAATGGTCGAGTTAAGTTTATCAAGAACTGAAGGTCATGGGCTTATTTGGTATCGAAATTCATGTGCGAATGAAGTATTTTGTGTAAACGTCTTGCCAGACACACTTCGACTTTATAATATCGATATTTATAATGAGTATACTTTTTGCCCTGTAGATCTTAAATCGGGTACTGTAGAAAGTTCTTATTGTATTGATGTTTCGTGGAATAACACAAGTAATTCTTCTTTTATAACACGATTGATATTATTTCCTTTAATAGCACTTGCTTCTCTTTTCTTTGGGGCTTTCACACTGTACATGCTTATTCGAAAATATCCGTTTCTATTGAAAGGAAGCAAAAGACTGCTATTCGTGAAGCATAAAACGGTGGATGCCTTGGTGTTGCCACCGAAGGTACCTTTACGTGGAGTTCAGAGCAACACTTTCTTGAATAATTCCAAAGATTTTCCAGACATACCGACATCTTTACATCATGATTTCATGCGGTCGGGTTCCGTGAGAAGTTGCCATAGTATCGCTCCAAGCTATATTTCCGCGTTACACCCAACTGAAGAGCAACTAGCGGATTGGCGCTTGAAACATGCTAATGAACGATTTGACAGTCATTATGCTACGGTATCAATAATTAGCTCCGAAGTATCGGTTTCGTTGTCAAGTAATAGCGATCACATGTATTACTCAATTGAAGATGATATACCAATCGTTAGCATCAGTGATCCGTTTAGTCAGAATTTAGAATATGAACCTGTCAGTGtttcttaattttcttattagAGAGCAATTAGGCAAGTGGGACGTCGAATTAGGGGGCCCGGGTCTGACGCCCGCGCGGGtttgtcatcatcttcctcgcgttatcccggcatttttgccacggctcatgggagcctggggtccgcttggcaactaatcccaagaattggcgtaggcactagtttttacgaaagcgactgccatctgacctttcaacccagaggggaaactaggccttgttgggattagtccggtttcctcacgatgttttccttcaccgaaaagcgactggtaccacagattaataaatagttactacgtaacagatacatcattccgatacaaaagcgaaaatacctacgctataatagcctacaaaatcttaataataatacctgctgctcaggacaagaagaaatgtaccataagtacgcgcacaaagagtcgagactgccttgctcgccgtgcgagcca
This genomic stretch from Cydia strobilella chromosome 6, ilCydStro3.1, whole genome shotgun sequence harbors:
- the LOC134742323 gene encoding uncharacterized protein LOC134742323; amino-acid sequence: MTITCKYLNRLNHLQKVFESGAKFKNVKFFLRNTSCNRGWLQVFTHIVCGAFTVTSFILILFVAFNTTKTKPNFAESRCQLSGCRVNCDGAPFYEEYEDDIVLGIMVCYKCPAVLYRSHFPPDSREILIFFSQAAEVNCHSVFLTLMEPRFTNESLPQNWLTRLRPVVVEIGIIRGNLHDIPQNAFSAAFARNLRLLMLEEITITSWSPYALLGLTNLENIFIKKCNIIDMQENFLSAVSQTLSTLTVVESGYWNPENLTGSSQLASFSMLTWVDLSRNDFGANLGNTSFTRLRYCKSLYLVSNRISYIEPGTFDNLVKLEYLNLNNNFLNRIEPGLFNIMTSSSTPKVKLNLVENWWHCDCSDRELRRLTARGILLVDPICNSPKSVRGKTFYEFVAHCKENEPKQIVAVDMQRKTVENEESSIDKFMCVSKTSPDSTSKVVSPFHNYQCAVNVVNSLSQGYSTLSDYYNNTSKESLWVKPATILIGDNFTMVELSLSRTEGHGLIWYRNSCANEVFCVNVLPDTLRLYNIDIYNEYTFCPVDLKSGTVESSYCIDVSWNNTSNSSFITRLILFPLIALASLFFGAFTLYMLIRKYPFLLKGSKRLLFVKHKTVDALVLPPKVPLRGVQSNTFLNNSKDFPDIPTSLHHDFMRSGSVRSCHSIAPSYISALHPTEEQLADWRLKHANERFDSHYATVSIISSEVSVSLSSNSDHMYYSIEDDIPIVSISDPFSQNLEYEPVSVS